GGACCATTCCCCTCTTCGCCGAAGTGCCCGAGACCCGCGATGCGAGCCGGCAACAGGCGCACTACGAGAAGGTGGCGTCCCAATACATCGAGAGCCTCGGCTACGCCCACACCATCGCGTACAACGACTATCTGGATGACGTGTTCCTCGAAGCCCTCGGGCCCGGTCGGCTCGGCACCACTGCCGAACTCTGCTGCGGTCACGGCGAAGCCTTTGCGCTGGTGGGAGACCGCGTCGACGAAGGCCTGGGCGTCGACATCTCGGTCTCCATGCTCGAAGCCGCCGCGGTCCGCGCGCCCGGTCGACTCCATTGGCTCCAGGGGGATGCCACCCGCCTGCCCCTACCCGATGCGAGTCTGGACCACGTGCTGATGTTCGGCGGGATCCATCACGTGAGCGACCGCGCGGGTCTGTTCGCCGAGATCGCCCGGGTGCTCAAGCCCGGCGGGCGCTTCCTCTGGCGCGAACCCGTGAGCGACTTCTGGCTGTGGCGTGCACTCCGCGCCGTGGTCTACCGACTCTCACCGGCCCTCGACCACGAGACCGAACGCCCCCTGCTGAAGCAGGAGACCCTGCCTCCGCTCCGGGACGCCGGCCTCGAACCCGAGACCTGGCGCACCTGTGGGTTCTTCGCGTTCACGGTGTTGATGAACAGCGACGTCCTGGTCGTGAATCGCTGGCTGCGCTTCCTCCCCGGGATCCGCGCGATCACCCGCGCGCTCGCGCGCTTCGACGACGCCTGCTTGCGCCTCCCGGGCCTGGCCGACGCCGGCCTGCAGGTGGTCGGAGCCGCGCGCAAGCCGGGTGAAGCCACTCAGGGGTAGTAGAGCCGCTTCGCCTCGTCGCGCAGAAAATCGCGGTGATCGGGGTGTGCTATCCGGATCAGCTCCTCGCAGCGCTCGCGCACGCTCTTGTCGAGCAGGTTCGCGACGCCGTGCTCGGTCACGATCGTGTCGGCGATCTCGCGCGGGATGGAGACGATCTGGCCCGCATCGAACTGCGGGACGATGGTCGAGACCTCCCCATCCTTCGCCGAGGAGGGCAGCAGCGTCACGGCTCGGCCGCGTTTCGAGAGCGCGGCGCCCAGGTGGAAGGCCAGTTGGCCCCCGAGCCCGCTGTAGATGTTCGCACCGAGGGCGTACACCCCGATCTGCCCGGTGAGGTCGATCGTGAGCGCTCCATTGACCGTCAGCATGTCGTCGTGGCGGGCGATCACGGTGGGATCGTTCGTGTGCTCGAAGGAGCGGAGCTGGTAGAAGGGGTTGTGCTCGATCGTCTCGAAGTCCTCGAGGCTGTTCCCCATGTTGCACGCCACGAAGCGTTCCGGGTGCACTTCCGCGTAGCGGCTGGTGATGATCCCGCGCCGCGCGCGTTCGATCGTCCCCGGGACGGTGAGCTCGCCGAAGTAGCCGAGGTCGTTCGCGTCATCGAAGGCACCGAGCATCATGGCGGCCATCGTGTGCTTCCCGGTGCCGACCTGGATCGTCGCGCCGTCGTGCACCAGGGTCTTCAGGTGCTTCGTGATCGCGCGGTCGAGCTCGGGAAAGCTCGCCGGGTCCGGGTCGGGTGCGCCCAGGCGGGGGCGATCTCCGAGCACGATCGCATCGAGCTGGGAGACGTGGATCCAGCTGTCGCCCCGGGTGAGCGGCATCGCGTCGCTCTGTTCCACGATCACGCGCTTGGCGCGCTTTGCGCTGCTGACCGCGTCCCAGACGGCCGTCCCGACGCACACGTAGCCCCGCTCGTTCGGGGGGGACACGCAGAGCAGCAGGTTGTCGATCGGCCTTCCCTGCCCCTCCCGGTGATCCCGCACCTTGTGCTGACGGATCATGTGGAACGGGTGGAAGTCGATCAGGCGGTTCTCGAGCGCGCGTCGATTGTCCGGCGCCAGGGCGTATTGGACCTGGAGGTTCCAGGCCTCGGCCGCGTCTTCGCGAAACCAGCCCATGTCCGGGATCACGATGCTGCGGATCACGACGTCGCGGAGTTCGGCCTCGCGGGTCGCGAGCACGGCCAGGATCGCGGGCGGCAGATGAGCACTCGGGATCCACACCATCTCGCCGGACTCGACGAGGCCTGCTGCCTGTTCGGGCGACATGATCTTGCGCTCGTACTCTTTGCGCGGATCGACGGAAAGATCGAGCTGTGCCACGGAGCGCCTCCCGCGCCGAGCCTATCACGAGGACTCGACACCGGGACGCTCCGTGGCCCGGTTCGGATCAGGTCTGCACCGGTCCCGGCTCCGACGGAGTGGTCCAGCGCACCTGCTCGAACCAGTCGACCCGTCGCGTCAGCCACATCACTGCGGCGAGCACGACGAAGAGCCCGAGCGAGCCGACGAGTAGGGCGTGGTCCTCGTTGCGCAGGAGCACGTAGAGGTACCCGTAGAGCGAGGCGACGATGCCCCCCATCGCGAGCCCTCGGAGCCGGCGTCCCAGCACGGCTACCGCGTAGCCGGCGATCAGTGTGACGATGCCGGCGGTCGCCACCCCATACGCGAAGGACACCCCGGTGTGTTCGGAGAGCGCCAGTAGCAGGAGGTAGAAGAGGCTCATGGCGGCGCCGAGCAGCAGGTACTGGACCGCGTGGACGCGCACGCCCGCGAGCACTTCGAAGAGCCAGAGGGCCAGGAAGGTCAGCCCGAGGAAGAGCAGATCGTACTTCGCGGCGCGCTCGGAGAGCCGGTAGGGGTCGACCGGCGTGATGAAGTCGACGCCGAAGTGGGACGACGCGACCGCGGCGTGGGGCTCGTTCTCCGAGGTCCATGCCTGGGGATAGCTCCGGCCCAGGGACGACACCCGCCATTCCGCTTCGAACCCGCCGGTCGTCACGCTTCGCTCGGTCGGCAGCCACGCGCCCTGGAAGCTCGGATGGGGCCAGTCCGAGCGGAGCGAGACCTCGGTGTGCGCGCCGAGCGGCGCCACGTAGAGCCCCCCGCTGCCGTGAAGACGCAGCTTCGATTCGAAGGCGACGGCTTCCGGGCTGCGCGGATCGCCGATCTTCGCATGGATGCCGCTCCCCAGGGCCCCGGCGTAGCCGAGCCCCGGTTCGAACTCGAGCTCCCGCCCGCCCCAGCGCAGCTGAACGGGCGCCTGGATCGCACGCGCGTCGGTGATCTTGACCGCGAGCACGGCGCGATCCCATTGGATCTGCTCCTCGGGCACGCGCCAGGTCGAGAAGTCGGGCGGGTCGAACTGACCGCCGAGGGCCAGCGCTCCGCTGTAGACGGGCACTTCGAAGATGCCGCGCTCCCGCACCTCGCCTTCGACGGCCCCGTCGATGCGCAGATCCTTCGCGAGGAAGGTTGCGTGGCGCGGGTAGGTCCGTACCCGCCGGGTCCCATCGGGCGCCGTCTCGACGCTGCGCAGCTCGTAGGGCACCACCAGATAAGGCCCTTCGACGACCTGGTTGCCACCCCATTTCTGACTGACCTCGTGGACCGCTTCGGATCGCCGCAGCTGCCGCTCCTCGATGAGCCCGCGGACCAGACTCACCGGGATATGAAGCACGAGAATCAAGAAACCCAGCGCCAGCACCCGGAGCAGATGGGACTGCGCGATCGAATCGAACCCTGTGGACATCGCCACACCTCCGTGTCACCCGAGCACGAAGAGACACCGAGTCCGCGCAGAGAGTTCCCCGTGGCGTGGCGCGCCCGGGCAAACGGTGTGCGGCTCAGTCGGGTCGATGGCGACCGAAGGCGATGCTCGCCGCCATTCCCAGCGGCGCGAGCAACAACACCCCGGTGACGGGCAGCAGCGGCCGCTCGCCGAAGAAGCCCAGCGGAGCGGGCGGCGCAGGCACCAGCAGCTGACGCGGTGCGGGCGTCACCCGCACGAGCCCCTCGGCCTCGAGCACGAAGTGGGCGTCGCCAACGAGCACCGAGCGTTCGCCCTCGGCGCCGAAGCGTTCGTACGCCCCCGAATCGCTGCCCTGGCCCTGATCGGAACCATCGGCCCCGAACCGCAGCACGCGCTCGCTGTCCGGGTAGGCCACCTCGAGCACGTCGTCCGAGAACTGGAGACGCACCTGTCCAGGCGGAGCGAAGCGCCAGGCCCGAATCGGCGTTCCGTCGCTCGCGTAGGCCTGGATCTCGAAGCGCTGCACCGCGACGAACAGGGTGGCGTCGGGTGCCGCCGCGATCGCGTGGGGCGCCACGAACCAGGGACGCGCCAGGGTGGCGCTCCGAAACTGTGACGCGGACCACGCGCCTACGATGAGCGCGACCACCGCAACGCCGGCGGACAGAGCGGAGAGCACCTTTGCAACGGGCCGGGACACGGGGGGCACCCTAGCCAGCACGCGCTTCCGCCGCACGGCCCGGCACGCGGCTATGCTTCGCGGGCCCGCACCCGGAGAGTCTTCGATGCCCCTTCCCCTCGCCCCGTTCGGATCGACCGGTCACAGCAGCTCCCGCGTGATCTTTGGCGCCGCTGCGCTCGGCGCCATGAAGCGCGAACGCGCCGATGCGCTGCTGGCGATGCTCCTCGAACACGGGGTCAACCACATCGACACCGCCGCCTCCTACGGCGACTCGGAGCTCTGCCTCGCCCCCTGGCTCCGCGAGCACCGCGACGCCGTCTTTCTCGCCACGAAGACCGGAGCCCGCGATGCCGCAGGTGCCCGCGAGAGCCTGCACCGCTCGCTCGAGCGCCTGGGGGTCGAATCCGTCGACCTGATCCAGCTCCACAACCTCGTCGACCCGACCGAGTGGGAGCAGGCGCTGGGCACCGGCGGCGCACTCGAGGCGTTGATCGAAGCCCGGGACCAGGGCCTCGTGCGCTTTCTCGGTGTCACGGGCCACGGCACCCGCACCGCCGAGATGCACCTGCGCAGCCTCGAGCGCTTCCCCTTCGACTCGGTGCTCACGCCCTACAACTACACGATGCTCCAGAACGCCGAGTACGCGGCCGACCTCGAGCGGCTCCTCGACGTCTGCGCCGAG
This region of Myxococcota bacterium genomic DNA includes:
- a CDS encoding acetyl-CoA hydrolase/transferase C-terminal domain-containing protein; amino-acid sequence: MAQLDLSVDPRKEYERKIMSPEQAAGLVESGEMVWIPSAHLPPAILAVLATREAELRDVVIRSIVIPDMGWFREDAAEAWNLQVQYALAPDNRRALENRLIDFHPFHMIRQHKVRDHREGQGRPIDNLLLCVSPPNERGYVCVGTAVWDAVSSAKRAKRVIVEQSDAMPLTRGDSWIHVSQLDAIVLGDRPRLGAPDPDPASFPELDRAITKHLKTLVHDGATIQVGTGKHTMAAMMLGAFDDANDLGYFGELTVPGTIERARRGIITSRYAEVHPERFVACNMGNSLEDFETIEHNPFYQLRSFEHTNDPTVIARHDDMLTVNGALTIDLTGQIGVYALGANIYSGLGGQLAFHLGAALSKRGRAVTLLPSSAKDGEVSTIVPQFDAGQIVSIPREIADTIVTEHGVANLLDKSVRERCEELIRIAHPDHRDFLRDEAKRLYYP
- a CDS encoding methyltransferase domain-containing protein → MPSHATPARPAAPAEKTALPLHLLRCPATGEPLVWEDGALVAERSGHRYPVHAGTIPLFAEVPETRDASRQQAHYEKVASQYIESLGYAHTIAYNDYLDDVFLEALGPGRLGTTAELCCGHGEAFALVGDRVDEGLGVDISVSMLEAAAVRAPGRLHWLQGDATRLPLPDASLDHVLMFGGIHHVSDRAGLFAEIARVLKPGGRFLWREPVSDFWLWRALRAVVYRLSPALDHETERPLLKQETLPPLRDAGLEPETWRTCGFFAFTVLMNSDVLVVNRWLRFLPGIRAITRALARFDDACLRLPGLADAGLQVVGAARKPGEATQG
- the creD gene encoding cell envelope integrity protein CreD — encoded protein: MSTGFDSIAQSHLLRVLALGFLILVLHIPVSLVRGLIEERQLRRSEAVHEVSQKWGGNQVVEGPYLVVPYELRSVETAPDGTRRVRTYPRHATFLAKDLRIDGAVEGEVRERGIFEVPVYSGALALGGQFDPPDFSTWRVPEEQIQWDRAVLAVKITDARAIQAPVQLRWGGRELEFEPGLGYAGALGSGIHAKIGDPRSPEAVAFESKLRLHGSGGLYVAPLGAHTEVSLRSDWPHPSFQGAWLPTERSVTTGGFEAEWRVSSLGRSYPQAWTSENEPHAAVASSHFGVDFITPVDPYRLSERAAKYDLLFLGLTFLALWLFEVLAGVRVHAVQYLLLGAAMSLFYLLLLALSEHTGVSFAYGVATAGIVTLIAGYAVAVLGRRLRGLAMGGIVASLYGYLYVLLRNEDHALLVGSLGLFVVLAAVMWLTRRVDWFEQVRWTTPSEPGPVQT
- a CDS encoding aldo/keto reductase, giving the protein MPLPLAPFGSTGHSSSRVIFGAAALGAMKRERADALLAMLLEHGVNHIDTAASYGDSELCLAPWLREHRDAVFLATKTGARDAAGARESLHRSLERLGVESVDLIQLHNLVDPTEWEQALGTGGALEALIEARDQGLVRFLGVTGHGTRTAEMHLRSLERFPFDSVLTPYNYTMLQNAEYAADLERLLDVCAERGIAVQTIKSVARRRWAPEEKRRFSWYEPLLDPAAIERAVRFVLARPGLFLNTSSDARILETTLAAGASAGEAPSADAMAADVAAHAIEPLFVRDVAETTDAFF